A window of the Bacteroides thetaiotaomicron VPI-5482 genome harbors these coding sequences:
- a CDS encoding fimbrillin family protein, with translation MNFKFRITKYLAVSALAVLLLGACSKNNIYMDVAYPNGEENSGGEEGNNDNPDKKDALITFSASVEGRNITRAMSPMGKGLQSWLCAYPSNTTNTIEGEPVGEGNYITSSPGVLTGIQSYKMYLSNDIYSFYAVSCNSSNPAPTFTNGKSEALSNGVDYLWWHALHQDVTSSQVNIPITYQHVATQVVITITGGENITLNKVLSATITPTKPGAFMDLSTGIISSEVSYDKPADMGINDFTVQYIMLPLKSSDPMALTMELMVNGESFSRTYNTTITPPDNILAAGNSYLFRAVINENSVSFGNVSVKDWTDVDESGNPLYPIQD, from the coding sequence ATGAATTTTAAGTTTCGAATTACAAAGTATCTGGCAGTATCCGCACTGGCGGTGCTGCTGTTAGGAGCCTGCTCCAAAAACAACATTTATATGGATGTTGCCTATCCGAACGGAGAAGAAAATAGTGGCGGAGAAGAGGGAAACAATGACAATCCTGACAAAAAAGATGCACTCATTACTTTCAGTGCTTCCGTAGAAGGAAGAAATATAACGCGTGCCATGTCTCCGATGGGAAAAGGATTGCAGAGCTGGTTATGTGCCTACCCTTCCAATACCACCAATACGATAGAGGGAGAGCCTGTCGGTGAAGGCAACTATATCACTTCTTCTCCCGGAGTTTTGACGGGAATACAAAGTTATAAAATGTATCTCAGTAATGATATCTATAGTTTTTATGCGGTTTCCTGTAATTCCAGCAACCCCGCTCCTACCTTTACCAACGGCAAGTCCGAAGCATTATCCAATGGGGTGGATTATCTGTGGTGGCATGCCCTGCATCAGGATGTGACCAGTTCACAAGTCAACATTCCCATCACTTACCAGCACGTAGCCACTCAGGTCGTGATAACCATAACGGGAGGTGAGAATATTACACTCAACAAAGTACTCTCCGCCACTATTACTCCCACGAAACCGGGAGCTTTCATGGATCTGTCAACAGGGATCATTTCTTCAGAAGTCAGTTACGATAAGCCTGCCGACATGGGAATCAATGATTTCACGGTTCAATATATCATGCTTCCGCTGAAAAGTTCCGACCCGATGGCTTTAACGATGGAATTGATGGTCAACGGAGAAAGTTTCTCACGTACTTACAATACGACCATTACCCCGCCAGACAATATTCTGGCTGCCGGAAATTCATATCTTTTCCGTGCAGTAATCAACGAAAACTCCGTATCATTCGGTAACGTGAGCGTAAAAGACTGGACGGATGTAGATGAAAGCGGTAACCCGCTGTATCCGATACAAGACTAA
- a CDS encoding RluA family pseudouridine synthase — translation MIHFFDQPVSHIALPERFTYPFNYTPHPLCVLAAEEVKAYISTKKEWLEELTLGKMFGVLIVQTQEEGSSSIGYLAAFSGNLAGKNLHPYFVPPVYDLLQPQGFFKIEEEQISAINVRISALEVNPHYLHLKEKLDRETEQTRLALIQAKEELKTAKKERELRRKSSPALSKEEQDALVRESQYQKAEFKRLERGWKERIKTLEEEVITFETEIEKLKNERKQRSAALQQKLFEQFRMLNAKGEIKDLCTIFEQTVHKIPPAGAGECALPKLLQYAYLHQLKPLAMAEFWWGNSPKTEVRHHGYYYPSCKGKCEPILQHMLQGLEVDGNPLSPQAHRKEELEIVFEDEWLVVVNKPSGMLSVPGKEEETDSVYHRVKAKYPEATGPMIVHRLDMATSGLLLVAKTKEVHQHLQEQFISRSIKKRYVALLDRNGLNQQLEETGTINLPLCLNPLDRPRQMVSEEYGKPAVTEYRILNYSDKYIRIAFYPLTGRTHQLRVHAAHHQGLNYPILGDELYGKKADRLYLHAEYIEFRHPVYGDIICIQKEAEF, via the coding sequence ATGATACATTTTTTCGACCAACCGGTTTCCCATATTGCACTACCGGAAAGGTTTACATACCCTTTCAACTATACTCCTCATCCGCTATGTGTATTAGCGGCCGAAGAAGTCAAAGCTTATATCTCGACAAAGAAAGAGTGGCTAGAGGAACTGACTCTCGGAAAAATGTTCGGAGTACTGATCGTACAAACCCAGGAAGAAGGATCTTCCTCTATCGGTTATCTTGCTGCTTTTTCCGGCAATCTGGCAGGAAAGAATCTGCATCCGTATTTCGTCCCACCTGTTTACGATTTGCTGCAACCACAGGGATTCTTTAAAATAGAAGAAGAACAAATTTCAGCTATCAATGTCCGTATCAGTGCATTGGAAGTTAATCCTCATTATCTGCACTTAAAAGAAAAACTGGACAGGGAAACGGAACAAACAAGGCTGGCTCTTATTCAAGCCAAAGAGGAACTAAAGACAGCAAAGAAAGAAAGGGAACTTCGCCGCAAGTCATCCCCTGCCCTGTCTAAAGAAGAACAGGACGCACTTGTTCGTGAAAGCCAATATCAGAAAGCGGAATTCAAGCGATTGGAACGGGGATGGAAAGAACGAATCAAAACGCTGGAAGAAGAGGTTATCACCTTTGAGACGGAAATAGAAAAACTAAAAAACGAACGAAAGCAACGTTCGGCAGCCTTACAGCAAAAGTTATTCGAACAGTTCCGTATGCTGAATGCGAAAGGAGAAATAAAAGACTTATGTACTATCTTTGAACAAACCGTACACAAAATCCCCCCTGCCGGAGCAGGCGAATGTGCCTTGCCCAAATTGCTGCAATATGCCTACCTTCACCAACTGAAGCCATTGGCTATGGCCGAGTTCTGGTGGGGAAACTCTCCGAAAACAGAGGTACGGCATCACGGTTATTATTACCCTTCGTGTAAAGGAAAATGCGAACCGATTCTGCAACACATGCTGCAAGGACTGGAAGTAGACGGGAATCCACTTTCGCCCCAAGCACACAGGAAGGAAGAATTAGAAATCGTTTTTGAGGACGAATGGCTGGTGGTAGTCAATAAGCCATCCGGTATGTTGTCTGTCCCCGGAAAAGAAGAGGAGACGGATTCCGTTTACCATCGTGTAAAAGCTAAATATCCGGAAGCTACCGGTCCCATGATTGTACACCGGCTGGATATGGCTACTTCGGGGTTGTTACTTGTCGCCAAAACTAAGGAAGTTCATCAACACTTGCAGGAACAGTTCATCAGTCGCAGTATTAAGAAGCGTTATGTAGCCTTGCTGGATAGAAATGGATTGAACCAGCAACTCGAAGAAACAGGAACCATCAATCTTCCTCTTTGCCTCAATCCGCTCGACCGCCCCCGGCAAATGGTCAGTGAAGAATACGGCAAACCGGCAGTTACCGAATACCGGATTCTGAACTATTCCGATAAGTACATACGCATCGCTTTTTATCCATTGACAGGGCGTACCCACCAACTACGGGTACATGCCGCCCATCATCAAGGATTAAACTACCCCATTCTGGGCGATGAACTCTATGGAAAAAAGGCGGACAGGCTCTATCTCCATGCTGAATATATTGAGTTCCGCCATCCCGTTTACGGCGATATCATCTGCATACAGAAGGAAGCGGAGTTCTAA
- a CDS encoding SGNH/GDSL hydrolase family protein → MEDKPKFAFVGNSHMAFWALNVYFPQWECLNYGAPGEGLAYVESFHEDTSDCQVVIQFGSNDIYQLNEENTDDYVERYVKAVLAVPKVKTYLFCIFPRNDYDDYSTAVNKFIRMLNEKIVAKLTGTGIIYLDVFDQLLKNGRLNPELTIDDLHLNGKGYRILSTALKQAFNGQEHL, encoded by the coding sequence ATGGAAGACAAACCAAAATTCGCTTTTGTAGGTAACAGCCACATGGCATTCTGGGCACTGAATGTATATTTCCCTCAATGGGAATGTCTGAACTACGGTGCTCCCGGAGAAGGGCTGGCGTATGTCGAGTCATTTCATGAAGATACATCCGACTGCCAGGTAGTGATTCAGTTCGGGAGCAATGACATTTATCAGCTGAATGAAGAAAATACAGATGATTATGTAGAGCGGTATGTGAAAGCTGTTCTTGCGGTTCCAAAGGTTAAAACTTATCTCTTTTGTATTTTTCCCCGTAATGACTACGATGATTATAGTACGGCTGTGAACAAGTTCATCCGTATGCTGAATGAGAAGATAGTTGCAAAACTGACAGGGACAGGTATCATTTATCTGGATGTTTTTGATCAATTACTGAAGAACGGCAGATTAAATCCGGAGCTGACTATTGACGATCTGCATTTGAATGGAAAAGGGTATCGGATATTAAGTACGGCGCTGAAGCAGGCATTCAACGGACAGGAGCATCTATGA
- a CDS encoding MaoC family dehydratase yields the protein MEKVIINSYEEFEKLVGQQIGVSDYVELSQERINLFADATLDHQWIHVDTERAKVDSPYHSTIAHGYLTLSMLPYLWNQIIQVNNLKMMINYGMDKMKFGQAVLSGQSVRLVTTLHSLTNLRGVAKAEIKFAIEIKDQPKKALEGIAVFLYYFN from the coding sequence ATGGAAAAAGTTATTATCAACTCGTACGAAGAATTTGAAAAGCTGGTAGGGCAACAAATAGGTGTTTCCGATTATGTGGAACTCTCTCAGGAACGTATCAACCTTTTTGCAGACGCAACACTGGATCATCAGTGGATTCATGTAGACACAGAACGTGCAAAAGTAGACAGTCCGTATCACAGTACGATTGCTCACGGTTATCTGACGCTTTCCATGCTTCCTTACCTGTGGAATCAGATTATTCAGGTGAACAATCTAAAAATGATGATCAACTACGGGATGGATAAGATGAAATTCGGTCAGGCCGTTTTGTCCGGACAAAGTGTGCGTCTGGTGACTACTCTGCACTCACTGACCAATCTGCGTGGTGTGGCAAAAGCCGAAATCAAATTTGCAATTGAGATTAAGGATCAGCCGAAGAAAGCCCTTGAAGGGATTGCTGTGTTCCTGTACTATTTTAATTGA
- a CDS encoding MarC family protein: MSLSSLLIIFSSSFMALFPVINPLGNGFVVNGFFADLDPSQRKTAIQKLTINFIMIGVGTLLIGHLFLLIFGLAIPVIQLGGGILICKTAIELLGDSNSSDKEGTSQNVDSFKWKSIEQKIFYPITFPISIGPGSISVIFTLMASASVKGKLLHTGINYLVIALVIICMAGILYVFLSQGQRIIQKLGPVGNQIINKLVAFFTFCIGIQISVTGISQIFHLNIL, from the coding sequence ATGTCTTTAAGTAGTCTTTTAATCATATTTTCATCTTCTTTTATGGCGCTGTTTCCGGTGATCAATCCTTTAGGAAACGGTTTTGTCGTCAATGGATTTTTTGCAGACCTCGATCCTTCACAACGAAAAACTGCTATTCAGAAACTAACCATTAACTTTATAATGATCGGTGTAGGCACTTTGCTGATAGGTCATTTATTCTTATTGATTTTCGGTCTGGCGATTCCCGTGATTCAACTGGGTGGTGGAATACTCATTTGTAAGACGGCGATAGAATTGCTGGGTGATTCCAATTCTTCCGATAAAGAAGGGACCAGCCAGAATGTGGACAGCTTCAAGTGGAAGAGTATCGAACAGAAGATATTTTATCCTATCACGTTTCCTATCAGTATCGGTCCGGGCAGTATATCCGTGATCTTTACTTTGATGGCATCTGCCAGTGTGAAAGGTAAACTGTTGCATACCGGAATCAATTATCTGGTCATTGCGCTGGTTATTATTTGTATGGCTGGGATACTCTATGTGTTTCTTTCACAGGGACAGAGGATCATTCAGAAACTGGGACCTGTAGGAAATCAGATCATTAATAAACTCGTTGCCTTTTTTACCTTTTGCATCGGTATACAGATTTCCGTCACAGGTATTTCCCAGATATTCCATCTGAATATATTATGA
- a CDS encoding GNAT family N-acetyltransferase, protein MKLHHIAIWTFRLEELKDFYVRFLGGTSNEKYINPKKGFESYFISFDEGPTLELMSRADVQNTPIEENRRGLTHLAFTFPSKEEILRFTEEMRSEGYTIVGEPRTSGDGYFESVVLDPDGNRLECVYKKEPEAERTEAALCPNIETKRLLLRPFQENDAEAFFACCQNPNLGNNAGWAPHKTLNESREILHGAFIGQEGIWAVTLKDTQQLIASIGIVPDPKRENPQVRMLGYWLDEPYWGKGYMSEAVQAVLNYGFNELQLSLITANCYPHNKRSQQVLKRNGFIYEGTLHQAELTYNGNIYDHECYYIPNIARPTEQDYDELIQLWEKSVRSTHHFLTEESIQFYKPLIRNHYLPAVELSIIRNSHGKIAAFMGLSDELIEMLFVHPDEQGKGYGKRLIEYAIRQKQIDKVDVNEDNDQALRFYQHLGFEIIGRDETDSMGKPYPILHLQLTDDKK, encoded by the coding sequence ATGAAGCTACATCATATCGCCATCTGGACTTTCCGTCTGGAAGAATTAAAAGATTTCTATGTCCGCTTTCTGGGCGGGACAAGTAATGAGAAATATATCAATCCCAAGAAGGGATTCGAATCATACTTTATCTCTTTTGATGAAGGTCCCACTCTGGAGTTGATGAGTCGGGCAGATGTGCAGAATACCCCGATAGAGGAAAACAGGCGGGGACTGACACATCTTGCGTTCACATTTCCCAGCAAGGAGGAGATTCTTCGCTTTACGGAAGAAATGCGCTCCGAGGGGTATACCATAGTAGGTGAACCACGCACTTCGGGCGACGGATACTTTGAGAGCGTTGTACTCGACCCCGACGGAAATCGTTTGGAATGTGTATACAAGAAAGAACCGGAAGCAGAAAGAACCGAAGCGGCTCTATGCCCGAATATCGAAACGAAACGTCTGCTGCTGCGCCCTTTTCAGGAGAATGACGCAGAAGCATTCTTTGCCTGTTGCCAGAACCCCAATTTGGGGAATAATGCCGGATGGGCTCCCCACAAGACGTTGAATGAATCCCGTGAAATCCTTCACGGCGCATTTATAGGACAGGAAGGTATATGGGCTGTTACATTAAAAGATACACAGCAATTGATAGCTTCCATCGGCATCGTACCCGATCCGAAACGGGAAAATCCTCAGGTACGTATGCTGGGATATTGGCTGGACGAACCGTATTGGGGAAAAGGATACATGTCGGAAGCAGTGCAAGCCGTGCTCAACTATGGCTTCAACGAACTACAGCTCAGCCTCATCACTGCCAACTGTTATCCGCACAACAAACGTTCGCAACAAGTGCTGAAGCGAAACGGATTTATCTACGAAGGTACACTTCATCAGGCAGAACTGACCTATAACGGGAATATATATGATCATGAATGTTACTACATTCCCAATATAGCACGCCCCACCGAACAGGATTATGATGAACTGATCCAGCTGTGGGAGAAGTCTGTCCGCTCCACGCACCACTTCCTGACAGAAGAGAGTATCCAGTTCTATAAGCCACTGATACGCAACCACTATCTGCCGGCAGTAGAGCTCTCCATCATCCGCAACTCTCACGGAAAGATTGCCGCATTCATGGGATTGAGTGATGAGCTGATCGAGATGCTGTTTGTACACCCCGACGAACAGGGAAAGGGATACGGAAAGCGATTGATAGAGTATGCCATCCGCCAGAAGCAGATCGACAAGGTGGATGTGAACGAAGACAACGACCAGGCTCTCCGGTTCTATCAGCATCTGGGATTCGAGATCATCGGACGGGATGAAACGGACAGTATGGGCAAGCCGTATCCAATCTTGCACTTACAACTGACCGACGATAAAAAATAA
- the bla gene encoding class A beta-lactamase, subclass A2 translates to MRSFILLLCLIPTIICAQNLSLEDQLKQAIKGKKAEIGIAVIIDGKDTVTVNNDIHYPLMSVFKFHQALALADYMGKQQQSLNFELTIKKEDLKPDTYSPLRDSFPQGGFNIDIADLLNYTLQQSDNNACDILFQYQGGVDTVNQYIHSLGVTDCAIVCTENDMHQDESLCYQNWTTPLAAARLLEIFRKEALFPQEYKDFIYQTMTECQTGQDRLVAPLLGKEVTIGHKTGTGDRNAKGQQVACNDIGFVLLPDGHAYSIAVFVKDSEENNQENSKIIADISRIVYEYVTHQ, encoded by the coding sequence ATGCGCTCATTCATCCTGCTTCTCTGTCTGATCCCCACTATTATCTGTGCACAGAATCTTTCTCTGGAGGACCAACTCAAACAGGCTATCAAAGGCAAGAAAGCTGAAATCGGTATTGCCGTCATTATCGACGGAAAAGATACGGTAACTGTCAACAATGACATTCATTATCCATTGATGAGTGTATTCAAATTTCATCAGGCGTTGGCATTGGCTGATTATATGGGAAAGCAGCAACAGTCATTGAACTTTGAACTGACCATAAAGAAAGAGGATTTAAAACCCGATACTTATAGTCCGCTGCGAGATAGTTTTCCACAGGGAGGATTCAATATAGACATTGCGGATTTATTAAATTACACCCTGCAACAAAGTGACAACAATGCTTGTGATATTCTGTTTCAATATCAGGGAGGGGTAGATACGGTGAACCAGTACATCCATTCCCTGGGCGTTACGGATTGTGCCATTGTCTGTACGGAAAACGATATGCACCAAGACGAAAGTCTGTGTTATCAAAACTGGACTACTCCGCTGGCCGCCGCGAGACTCTTGGAGATATTCCGCAAAGAAGCACTGTTCCCGCAGGAATACAAAGACTTCATCTATCAGACCATGACAGAATGCCAGACCGGACAAGATCGACTGGTTGCTCCATTGCTCGGCAAAGAAGTTACAATCGGCCACAAGACAGGGACGGGTGACCGCAATGCCAAAGGACAACAGGTAGCCTGCAATGATATCGGCTTCGTCCTCCTGCCCGACGGACACGCTTACAGTATAGCTGTCTTCGTCAAAGATTCCGAAGAGAATAATCAGGAGAACAGTAAAATCATTGCGGACATCTCACGTATCGTTTACGAATATGTGACGCATCAATAA
- a CDS encoding YecA family protein — protein MLKCHSELFKSSVKLADGLRLSTKEELKDIAQLLLLSVPSKLRKEEYVSCLAEAVLTCPDIWISQLTHYEWLLLQKLVKAGANTYVEEPNMIMTSTLELLSFVAVECSLNGDKIRYMICDELREAVAPHIDKFLTSTEENSRFVLEQYALGILNLYGLLPYTEFLKQLTGYLKGSMTKDEIAKGLSNSMLMRQLTFDMEDIYNSVMYVRSPLLLDVEDLEERLYAHRAIKSLKKFTVEEVLSAGTMPVFYISNPHSDELKGFMMRKLGYNEELAEAKIQWLWYAIQMNENPMSAIVSAIDTKVLSMQELQEVVGIAVNYCNDCPRWFLKGHSSTEASALLGRGESVKTPPRIVAGPTMKAAGMDITPEMQKMVDGMFYDTFSGTKIGRNDPCPCGSGKKYKKCCGRDN, from the coding sequence ATGTTAAAATGTCATTCAGAGTTGTTTAAATCGTCGGTGAAGTTGGCGGATGGTTTAAGATTGAGTACAAAAGAAGAATTGAAAGATATAGCACAGTTGCTTCTTCTTTCCGTTCCTTCAAAATTGCGAAAAGAAGAGTATGTATCCTGTCTTGCAGAAGCTGTTCTTACTTGTCCGGATATATGGATTTCGCAGTTGACACATTATGAATGGTTGCTCCTTCAAAAATTGGTAAAAGCAGGAGCCAATACCTATGTGGAAGAACCTAATATGATAATGACGAGTACATTAGAATTGCTTTCTTTTGTTGCGGTCGAGTGTAGTTTGAACGGAGACAAGATTCGTTATATGATTTGTGATGAGTTGCGTGAAGCGGTTGCTCCCCATATTGATAAGTTTTTGACATCGACGGAAGAGAACAGCCGTTTTGTGCTGGAGCAGTATGCTTTAGGAATTTTAAATCTTTATGGTCTCTTACCTTATACGGAATTCTTGAAGCAACTGACCGGATACTTGAAGGGCTCAATGACAAAGGACGAAATTGCTAAAGGTTTATCAAACTCAATGTTGATGAGACAACTGACGTTTGATATGGAAGATATATATAATTCTGTTATGTATGTTCGATCTCCCTTATTATTGGACGTTGAGGACTTGGAGGAAAGATTATATGCACATCGTGCTATAAAAAGTTTGAAGAAGTTTACCGTCGAAGAGGTTTTGTCGGCTGGAACGATGCCTGTGTTCTATATTTCCAATCCGCATTCGGATGAACTGAAAGGGTTTATGATGAGGAAATTAGGTTATAATGAAGAACTGGCTGAGGCTAAGATACAGTGGCTGTGGTATGCAATACAGATGAACGAAAATCCGATGTCTGCTATTGTTTCGGCAATAGACACGAAGGTGCTTTCTATGCAAGAACTTCAGGAAGTGGTTGGAATAGCTGTAAACTATTGTAATGATTGTCCCCGTTGGTTCTTGAAAGGTCACTCGTCCACCGAAGCATCTGCTTTACTTGGTAGGGGTGAATCGGTGAAAACTCCTCCTCGTATCGTTGCCGGACCAACGATGAAAGCAGCAGGCATGGATATCACTCCTGAAATGCAAAAAATGGTTGATGGTATGTTTTATGATACATTCTCCGGAACGAAAATCGGACGGAATGATCCTTGCCCTTGTGGGAGCGGAAAGAAATATAAGAAATGTTGCGGTAGGGATAACTGA
- a CDS encoding HEPN domain-containing protein, with amino-acid sequence MKKSIKHLPKRTQEELTVLLDLVCKSVDNCQMIILFGSYARGNYVLWDTKIEFGVRTSYQSDYDILVITNGAVKRAERKLERITNKYHDLFEYRRHAFPQFIVEHINTVNNNLEVSQYFFTDIIKEGILLYDSGKCQLAKPRKLSFREIRDIAQNEFDKLFPYACDFLTGVKDYFILKEKYNLSAFMLHQSCEKLYNTILMVFTNYRPKSHRLQDLGGRVKSFSMELVTVFPQNTDDEKECFDLLCRAYIEARYNKDYKITREQLEYLISRLEILKEMTERLCKEKIAEYNAMAENG; translated from the coding sequence ATGAAGAAGTCTATAAAACATTTGCCCAAGCGAACGCAGGAAGAACTGACAGTTCTGCTGGACTTAGTCTGCAAAAGCGTCGATAACTGTCAGATGATTATCCTGTTCGGGAGTTATGCCAGGGGTAATTATGTTTTATGGGATACTAAAATAGAGTTCGGTGTTCGTACCTCGTATCAGAGTGATTATGATATTCTTGTCATCACCAACGGAGCAGTCAAGCGGGCAGAAAGAAAACTGGAGCGTATCACTAACAAATATCATGATTTGTTTGAATACCGTCGTCACGCTTTTCCGCAATTCATTGTCGAACATATAAATACGGTTAACAATAATCTAGAGGTTAGCCAGTATTTCTTTACAGATATTATAAAGGAAGGAATTTTGCTTTACGATAGTGGCAAATGTCAATTGGCTAAACCACGGAAGTTGAGCTTTAGGGAGATTCGGGATATTGCACAAAATGAATTTGATAAACTTTTCCCTTATGCTTGTGACTTCCTAACTGGTGTAAAGGATTATTTTATACTTAAAGAAAAATACAACCTTTCTGCCTTTATGCTTCATCAATCTTGTGAGAAACTTTATAATACTATATTGATGGTTTTTACGAATTACCGTCCGAAAAGTCACAGACTTCAAGACCTTGGTGGGAGGGTAAAGAGCTTTTCGATGGAACTGGTAACGGTTTTTCCTCAAAATACGGATGATGAAAAAGAGTGTTTCGATCTGTTATGCCGAGCCTATATCGAGGCCCGCTATAACAAAGATTACAAAATTACACGCGAACAGCTGGAATACTTAATTTCACGTTTAGAGATTCTAAAGGAAATGACTGAACGTCTTTGCAAAGAGAAAATTGCAGAATATAATGCGATGGCGGAAAATGGTTGA
- a CDS encoding BT4734/BF3469 family protein, producing the protein MKITQFRKNGDTTALSVLDLEKLVNKVKTEIKSRPVSTFREELRYMLPDDRCMFADKLPEIIPAAEFRKVNGQKQMKAYNGIVELTVGPLSNKSEIALVKQKASEQPQTRCAFMGSSGKTVKIWTTFTRPDNSLPKTREEAELFHAHAYRLAVKCYQPQIPFDILPKEPTLEQYSRLSYDPDIMYRPNSVQFYLSQPTAMPEEKTFREAVQAEKSPLTRAVPGYDAENAFLMLFEAAFRKAYTDLSEAGLQLREDKWQPLVVQLAKNCFASGLPQEEVVKRTVFHFYMYKQEVLIREMIGNVYLECKGFGKNISLSKEQQLALQTEEFMKRRYEFRYNTQIAEVEYRERLSFRFRFNPLDKRALNSIALDAQMEGIPLWDRDISRYIYSNRVPVFNPLEDFLYRLPGWDGKDRIRELAATVPCRNPYWTDLFHRWFLNMVSHWRGYDKKYANSVSPLLVGAQGTRKSTFCRSIMPPSERSYYTDSIDFSRKKDAELYLNRFALINIDEFDQVSSTQQGFLKHILQKPVVNMRKPHASAVLEMRRYASFIATSNQKDLLTDPSGSRRFICIEVTGVIDTNRPIDYEQLYAQAMYELEHGERYWFDQEDEKIMMENNREFEQVPPEEQLFFRYFRAAQPEEGEWLSPAEIMEDIQRNSSIPMSVKRVNSFGRILKKQEIPSKHVRSGTLYHVVKLVTG; encoded by the coding sequence ATGAAAATTACCCAATTCCGTAAAAATGGAGATACAACAGCGCTCAGCGTACTGGATCTTGAAAAACTGGTAAACAAAGTAAAAACAGAGATAAAATCCCGTCCGGTTTCCACTTTCAGAGAAGAATTAAGATATATGCTTCCAGATGATCGGTGTATGTTTGCCGACAAGCTTCCCGAGATAATTCCTGCCGCAGAATTTAGAAAAGTAAACGGGCAGAAGCAGATGAAAGCGTATAATGGTATTGTTGAACTGACTGTCGGTCCCCTGTCCAATAAATCGGAGATAGCTCTGGTGAAACAAAAAGCGAGTGAACAACCGCAGACCCGTTGCGCTTTTATGGGTTCGAGTGGAAAAACGGTGAAGATATGGACCACTTTTACTCGTCCGGATAACTCACTGCCCAAAACACGGGAAGAGGCGGAACTGTTTCACGCTCACGCCTATCGGCTGGCTGTGAAATGTTATCAGCCCCAAATCCCGTTCGATATACTTCCCAAAGAGCCGACTTTGGAGCAATATTCGCGATTGTCTTATGATCCGGATATTATGTATCGTCCGAATTCCGTGCAATTTTATCTCTCGCAGCCCACAGCGATGCCCGAAGAGAAGACTTTCCGGGAGGCAGTGCAGGCAGAGAAGTCTCCGTTGACTCGTGCCGTGCCGGGATATGATGCAGAAAATGCTTTTTTGATGCTTTTTGAAGCAGCTTTTCGGAAAGCTTATACAGATCTTAGCGAAGCAGGCCTCCAATTACGGGAAGATAAATGGCAACCATTGGTCGTACAATTGGCCAAAAATTGTTTTGCTTCGGGATTGCCTCAGGAAGAAGTCGTGAAACGTACCGTTTTTCATTTCTATATGTATAAACAAGAAGTGCTGATCCGGGAGATGATTGGCAACGTATATCTCGAATGTAAAGGTTTCGGCAAAAATATCAGTCTGAGCAAAGAGCAACAGCTAGCCTTACAGACCGAAGAATTCATGAAACGCCGTTATGAATTTCGCTATAACACACAAATCGCTGAGGTGGAATATCGGGAAAGGCTGTCTTTCCGTTTTCGTTTCAATCCTCTCGACAAACGGGCGCTGAATAGCATTGCCCTGGATGCACAAATGGAGGGTATTCCACTGTGGGACAGGGATATCAGCCGTTATATCTATTCAAATCGCGTGCCTGTATTCAATCCGTTGGAGGATTTTCTCTATCGACTTCCCGGATGGGACGGTAAAGACCGTATCCGTGAATTGGCAGCTACCGTTCCTTGCCGGAATCCGTATTGGACAGACTTGTTTCACCGCTGGTTTCTCAATATGGTTTCTCATTGGAGAGGGTATGATAAAAAATACGCGAACAGTGTTTCGCCATTGCTGGTCGGGGCGCAAGGGACGCGAAAATCTACCTTTTGCCGGAGTATAATGCCACCTTCGGAACGTTCCTATTATACTGACAGCATTGATTTCTCGCGAAAGAAAGATGCGGAACTTTATCTCAATCGTTTTGCGCTCATCAATATTGATGAATTTGATCAGGTCAGTTCGACACAACAGGGCTTCTTGAAACATATTCTGCAAAAGCCTGTGGTAAATATGCGGAAACCTCATGCCAGTGCCGTGCTCGAAATGCGCCGGTATGCTTCATTTATCGCTACGAGTAATCAAAAAGACCTGTTGACCGATCCTTCCGGTAGCCGTCGTTTCATCTGTATCGAAGTGACGGGAGTGATTGACACGAATCGTCCGATAGATTATGAGCAGCTTTACGCGCAAGCCATGTATGAATTGGAACATGGCGAACGCTATTGGTTCGACCAGGAGGATGAAAAGATTATGATGGAAAACAATCGTGAATTTGAGCAAGTTCCTCCGGAAGAACAGTTGTTTTTTCGTTATTTTCGTGCCGCACAGCCTGAAGAAGGGGAGTGGTTGTCTCCGGCGGAGATTATGGAAGATATTCAGAGAAATAGTTCGATACCGATGTCCGTGAAAAGGGTCAATTCATTTGGAAGAATACTGAAAAAGCAGGAAATCCCCTCCAAACATGTACGTAGCGGTACGCTTTACCATGTCGTAAAGTTAGTGACCGGGTAG